One Tolypothrix bouteillei VB521301 DNA window includes the following coding sequences:
- a CDS encoding SDR family NAD(P)-dependent oxidoreductase produces MTTTALIVGAGSGLSASLARLFAAEGIKVALAARRIDKLTALSQDIGAISFACDASKPDEVNQLFHDVEQKLGAPTVVVYNPSLRIAASLIELDPIEVAKSLEITAYGGFLVAQAAAKRMLALGGGAIFLTGASASVKGYPRSAPFAMGKFALRGLAQSIARELAPHNIHVAHFIIDGAIRSATRQEPDDKPDSLLDPDAIAQTYLNILRQPRNAWTWEVELRPWVERF; encoded by the coding sequence ATGACAACTACCGCATTGATCGTTGGCGCTGGTAGTGGACTCAGTGCGTCCTTAGCCCGCCTGTTTGCAGCCGAAGGGATAAAAGTTGCTTTGGCCGCACGGCGAATTGATAAGCTCACTGCATTATCCCAGGACATAGGAGCTATTAGTTTTGCCTGTGATGCTTCAAAACCGGATGAAGTCAATCAACTCTTTCATGATGTCGAACAAAAGTTGGGAGCACCAACGGTAGTTGTTTACAATCCTAGCTTGCGAATTGCGGCTTCGCTCATTGAACTCGATCCAATTGAAGTAGCCAAATCCTTAGAGATTACAGCATATGGGGGTTTTTTAGTAGCTCAGGCGGCGGCGAAACGTATGTTGGCTTTGGGTGGAGGAGCTATTTTCTTGACGGGTGCTTCCGCTAGCGTCAAAGGTTATCCTAGATCTGCACCTTTTGCCATGGGTAAATTTGCTTTGCGAGGTTTAGCTCAAAGCATTGCTCGTGAATTAGCTCCTCACAACATCCATGTAGCGCATTTCATCATTGATGGTGCAATTCGTTCTGCTACACGTCAGGAACCAGATGACAAGCCTGATAGCTTGCTCGATCCCGATGCAATTGCTCAAACTTATCTCAACATTCTGCGTCAACCTCGCAATGCTTGGACATGGGAAGTCGAATTGCGCCCTTGGGTTGAGCGATTTTAA
- the modA gene encoding molybdate ABC transporter substrate-binding protein has product MKRKQIFNLLSTATVSLLLAVSVRLTGPSAVVAQSSNNLTISAAGSLKDALEEIKTLYQQTQPNINITYNFGASGALTKEIEKGKQSDIFISTSKKQVDGLEEKGLIVPKTRSILANNRLVLIVPKDNSVGIRSFYTLANSKVKKIAIGDPKSVPAGQYAQDVFKKLGILDKVKPKFVYEKNAKQVLASVENGNADAGLGYSTDAKSSDKVKVAVATEGKYYSPIIYPLAILKTSQNVEAAKGFVKFLSSDPAKSVLKKYGFIVK; this is encoded by the coding sequence ATGAAAAGAAAACAAATTTTTAACCTTCTCTCTACAGCTACTGTTAGCTTGCTTTTAGCGGTTAGCGTTCGATTGACAGGTCCCTCTGCCGTTGTGGCACAATCAAGCAACAACTTAACTATTTCTGCTGCGGGTAGTTTAAAAGATGCGTTGGAAGAAATAAAAACTCTCTATCAACAAACTCAACCCAATATCAATATTACTTATAACTTTGGTGCTTCAGGCGCATTAACCAAAGAAATTGAAAAGGGTAAACAATCTGACATTTTTATTTCTACTAGTAAAAAGCAAGTCGATGGTTTGGAAGAAAAAGGGCTAATAGTTCCAAAAACGCGGAGCATCTTGGCAAACAATCGGCTAGTTTTAATAGTACCTAAAGATAATTCTGTTGGCATTAGGAGCTTCTATACCTTGGCAAACTCTAAGGTTAAGAAAATTGCAATTGGAGATCCTAAAAGTGTTCCAGCAGGTCAATACGCACAGGATGTGTTTAAAAAATTAGGCATTCTCGATAAAGTCAAGCCTAAATTCGTTTATGAAAAAAATGCCAAACAAGTCTTAGCATCAGTAGAAAATGGTAATGCTGATGCAGGGCTCGGTTATTCCACTGATGCAAAAAGTTCTGACAAAGTAAAAGTTGCTGTTGCTACAGAGGGAAAATATTATTCTCCCATTATTTATCCTCTGGCAATACTCAAAACCAGCCAAAATGTTGAAGCTGCCAAAGGATTTGTCAAGTTTTTATCTAGCGACCCAGCTAAGAGCGTACTCAAAAAATATGGATTTATTGTGAAATAA
- the hisC gene encoding histidinol-phosphate transaminase: MTNYFRSNIDFLPPYTPSEQIEPNTKIIKLNSNENPYPPSPQVTEALRNFDVELLRRYPNAFAREFRQAASQALGVPVDWIIAGNGSDELLSVVMRACAEPGRKVAYPVPTYLLYRTLTQMQAAESVEIPYSEDYRLPVEELIAANGSVTFIASPNSPSGHVVPIEDLRKLATHLSGILAIDEAYVDFAEENALDLTQEFDNVISLRTLSKGYSLAGLRLGFAIANPKLLSTLYKVKDSYNVDAIACALGAAAMNDQAYKNACIAKIKASRKKLAIELKELGFRVWDSQTNFLLVQPRKGNAEELSQRLKEHKILVRYFKQPRLDDKLRITVGNDEQNRILVETLFSLVK; encoded by the coding sequence ATGACGAACTATTTCCGCTCTAATATCGACTTCTTACCTCCTTATACCCCCAGCGAGCAGATCGAACCCAATACCAAAATTATCAAACTCAACAGCAATGAGAATCCGTATCCTCCCTCTCCTCAAGTTACGGAAGCCCTGCGAAATTTTGATGTGGAGCTATTGCGCCGATACCCAAATGCGTTTGCACGGGAGTTTCGCCAAGCAGCAAGTCAAGCTTTAGGAGTTCCGGTTGATTGGATTATTGCTGGAAATGGAAGTGATGAACTGTTAAGCGTTGTGATGCGAGCTTGTGCAGAACCAGGGCGGAAGGTAGCCTATCCAGTGCCAACATATCTGTTATACCGTACATTGACCCAAATGCAAGCTGCAGAAAGTGTTGAAATTCCTTACAGTGAGGACTACCGTTTGCCAGTGGAGGAACTGATTGCCGCAAATGGCTCTGTAACATTTATTGCATCTCCTAATAGCCCTTCAGGGCATGTGGTTCCTATAGAGGATCTCCGAAAACTTGCAACTCATTTATCGGGAATTTTAGCGATTGATGAAGCTTATGTAGATTTTGCTGAAGAAAATGCATTAGATTTAACTCAAGAATTTGACAATGTTATCTCACTCCGAACCCTTTCCAAGGGATACTCGTTAGCAGGTTTGCGGTTGGGATTTGCGATCGCAAATCCTAAGTTGCTCAGCACGTTATACAAGGTGAAGGATAGCTATAACGTTGATGCGATCGCCTGTGCGCTTGGAGCAGCAGCAATGAATGACCAAGCTTATAAAAATGCTTGTATAGCAAAGATTAAAGCATCGCGAAAAAAGCTGGCAATTGAGTTGAAAGAATTGGGCTTTCGTGTTTGGGATTCTCAAACCAACTTCTTACTAGTACAACCAAGAAAAGGAAATGCAGAGGAACTTTCTCAAAGGTTAAAAGAACACAAGATTTTGGTGCGTTATTTTAAACAACCAAGATTGGATGATAAATTACGTATCACTGTTGGTAATGACGAGCAAAATCGCATTCTCGTAGAAACGCTGTTTTCCCTGGTCAAATAA
- a CDS encoding HAD family hydrolase translates to MLSYAVLFDLDGTLTDPKVGITRCIQYALSEMGYKPPDGDRLHWCIGPPLKQSFSQLLNTSEDKRLERAISLYRSRFSTVGLFENSLYPQIPETLQTIRSGGCKTFVATSKPYIYATRIIEHFSLSSLFDGVYGSELDGTRSVKGDLIHYILQKENLSPSATVMVGDRFHDIIGAKQQNVASIGVTYGYGTEQELTVNGADAIACLPDDIPMLLEDLRLKVIS, encoded by the coding sequence ATGCTTTCCTACGCTGTTCTTTTTGATTTAGACGGGACATTAACCGATCCCAAAGTTGGTATAACTCGCTGCATTCAGTATGCTTTATCTGAAATGGGCTATAAACCACCTGATGGCGATCGCTTGCATTGGTGTATTGGTCCTCCACTGAAACAGAGTTTTTCACAGTTACTGAACACCTCGGAAGACAAGCGACTTGAGCGGGCAATTTCACTTTATCGCAGTCGCTTTTCCACAGTTGGGTTGTTTGAAAATTCGCTTTATCCTCAAATTCCAGAAACCTTACAAACGATTCGCTCTGGTGGCTGTAAAACTTTTGTTGCGACTTCAAAACCCTATATCTATGCTACGCGCATTATCGAGCATTTTTCCTTGTCGTCTTTGTTCGATGGCGTTTATGGTAGCGAACTGGATGGAACTCGAAGTGTCAAAGGTGATTTGATTCACTACATTTTACAGAAAGAGAACCTTTCACCCTCTGCTACGGTTATGGTAGGCGATCGCTTTCACGATATCATTGGTGCAAAGCAACAGAATGTTGCTTCGATTGGCGTGACTTATGGTTATGGAACCGAACAGGAGTTAACGGTTAACGGTGCTGACGCGATCGCTTGTCTTCCAGATGATATCCCAATGTTGCTTGAGGATTTAAGATTAAAAGTAATCTCCTAA
- a CDS encoding HAD family hydrolase, producing the protein MSIYKKGMQTELVIFDCDGVLVDSEALGNRVLVEFVTELGLALELEEAILLFKGCKMADCVAVIEDKLGRKMPPDFVTQLRARTAEVFERELRPVEGIEAALDKIDLPICVASSGPVEKIKLALRVTNLLPRFEGRIFSSYEIGSWKPAPDLFLYAAKHMGFQATSCTVVEDSILGVRAGVAAGMRVLGYIAPSERALFESFEVRVFHSMYQLPSLVLQQI; encoded by the coding sequence ATGTCTATTTATAAAAAAGGAATGCAAACAGAACTGGTTATTTTTGACTGTGATGGAGTGTTGGTAGATAGTGAGGCATTAGGTAATCGCGTTCTTGTCGAATTTGTGACAGAGTTGGGACTGGCACTAGAACTTGAAGAAGCCATTTTGTTGTTTAAGGGTTGCAAAATGGCTGATTGTGTTGCTGTCATTGAAGACAAGCTTGGGAGAAAAATGCCACCAGATTTTGTGACTCAACTTCGCGCTCGGACTGCTGAGGTATTCGAGCGTGAACTGCGTCCTGTGGAAGGCATAGAGGCGGCTCTAGACAAAATAGATTTACCTATTTGCGTTGCATCAAGTGGTCCGGTGGAAAAAATTAAGTTAGCTCTGCGTGTCACTAACTTATTGCCTCGATTTGAAGGGCGTATCTTTAGCTCGTATGAAATTGGAAGTTGGAAGCCAGCACCCGACTTATTCTTATATGCAGCCAAACATATGGGATTTCAAGCTACATCTTGCACTGTTGTAGAAGATAGCATTTTAGGTGTGCGTGCAGGTGTTGCTGCAGGTATGAGAGTTTTAGGTTACATTGCTCCAAGTGAGAGGGCTCTATTTGAGTCATTTGAAGTGAGAGTTTTCCACTCTATGTACCAACTGCCTTCTTTGGTGTTACAACAAATATAG
- a CDS encoding GNAT family N-acetyltransferase has product MKVETQRLILREFQLEDFQQLAPILANPQVMKFSLAGTLSPLQTQEKIASFITSYTKYGFGKWAVIFKESNELIGYCGIAVEEIDNQAEKEIGYRLDPRFWGRGLATEAATAALRYGFTRLKLPYILGIVQRENMRSVEVLKKLGMRYERDTIYRGIEMNVYRVTQNVYL; this is encoded by the coding sequence ATGAAAGTAGAGACACAACGCCTCATTCTTAGAGAATTTCAACTAGAAGACTTTCAGCAGCTCGCACCGATACTTGCCAACCCACAAGTCATGAAATTTTCTCTAGCAGGTACTCTTTCACCCTTGCAAACACAGGAAAAAATAGCAAGTTTCATTACTTCCTATACAAAATATGGTTTTGGTAAATGGGCTGTTATTTTCAAAGAAAGCAATGAGTTGATTGGCTATTGTGGGATAGCAGTTGAAGAAATTGATAATCAAGCAGAAAAAGAAATTGGCTATCGGCTCGATCCCAGGTTTTGGGGTAGAGGTTTGGCAACGGAAGCGGCGACAGCAGCTTTGCGATATGGATTCACTCGACTCAAACTCCCATATATTCTTGGTATTGTTCAACGTGAGAATATGAGATCGGTAGAAGTTCTCAAGAAATTAGGAATGCGATATGAGAGGGACACTATATATCGTGGAATCGAAATGAATGTGTATCGAGTCACTCAAAATGTCTATTTATAA
- a CDS encoding GFA family protein gives MNDFVTGGCLCGFVRYEYRGELGLANYCHCNDCRKTTGSAFNIGVKVHAPNLRVISGYVRSYTKTTGSGDTIAREFCPECGSPLFTRAFAKPEFVWIKAGSLDDPTLVKPTYQIWRDRAVLWAYIDAELPSFPGNRTVVETKDTQPTVLGDKQQQ, from the coding sequence ATGAATGATTTTGTGACTGGTGGATGCCTGTGTGGATTCGTTAGATACGAGTACAGAGGTGAACTGGGATTAGCAAACTACTGTCATTGTAACGATTGCAGGAAAACCACAGGTAGCGCTTTTAATATTGGAGTTAAAGTTCATGCACCGAATCTCCGTGTTATCTCAGGTTATGTCAGGAGCTACACAAAAACAACGGGTAGTGGCGACACGATCGCTCGTGAATTTTGCCCGGAGTGCGGTTCGCCCTTATTTACGAGAGCTTTTGCTAAGCCAGAGTTTGTTTGGATCAAAGCTGGAAGCCTAGACGATCCAACACTAGTTAAACCAACATATCAAATTTGGCGCGATCGCGCAGTGCTGTGGGCTTATATTGATGCCGAACTGCCAAGCTTTCCTGGTAACCGTACTGTCGTAGAAACGAAAGACACCCAACCGACAGTTTTAGGAGACAAACAACAACAATGA
- a CDS encoding type II toxin-antitoxin system RelE/ParE family toxin, with protein MSNICRFTVPASRDIENIIDYIADSSSLDAADRFLIKINQKCKTLANFPNMGRRRDELLPSLRSFPVDDYIIFYRPIEGGIEILRVVSGYRDLNALFEGLDDE; from the coding sequence ATGAGCAATATTTGCCGATTTACCGTTCCTGCCAGCCGGGACATTGAGAATATTATTGACTACATTGCTGATAGCAGCAGTTTAGATGCGGCAGATCGCTTTCTCATCAAAATCAATCAAAAGTGTAAGACTTTAGCTAATTTTCCCAACATGGGACGCAGGCGCGATGAACTTTTACCATCGTTACGAAGTTTCCCTGTCGATGATTATATAATATTTTATCGCCCAATTGAAGGGGGAATCGAAATACTACGGGTAGTGAGTGGTTATCGGGATTTGAACGCTTTGTTTGAAGGACTGGATGATGAGTGA
- a CDS encoding type II toxin-antitoxin system ParD family antitoxin, which yields MNLSLTPELEQFVQNQVESGKYASQEEVVLAALHILADRERIYKGRFEELQQEITIGVEASLRGEVVDSETVFSQLQQKLQQRREPTG from the coding sequence ATGAATCTGTCACTCACTCCAGAACTTGAACAGTTTGTCCAAAACCAGGTAGAAAGTGGTAAATACGCTTCACAAGAAGAAGTTGTCCTGGCTGCACTACACATATTGGCAGACCGGGAACGCATCTACAAGGGGCGATTTGAAGAATTGCAGCAGGAAATCACCATTGGTGTAGAAGCATCATTACGCGGGGAAGTTGTTGATAGCGAAACCGTGTTCAGCCAATTACAGCAGAAGTTACAACAGCGTCGGGAGCCGACAGGCTAG
- a CDS encoding TauD/TfdA dioxygenase family protein, whose amino-acid sequence MSFQNFDIKPVAGRIGAEIIGVDLSADLSKDIISEIRQALVQYKVIFFRHQQLDANGQVTFARRFGEVTTAHPTVPSFPGHPEVLDLNYGRTVTRANNWHTDVTFVDRPPLGSILRAIVIPPSGGDTIWANSVTAYQDLPAHLRNLADQLWAIHSNAYDYAVTPIDISEEVKAYRDVFTSTVYETLHPVVRVHPESGERGLFIGGFVRQIRGLSPAESADILRLLQAYVTRPENTVRWRWQEGDVAFWDNRATQHYAIADYGDQPRHVQRVTLVGDIPVGIDGKQSEAIKGDSSTYNQRIPVAA is encoded by the coding sequence ATGAGTTTCCAAAACTTTGACATTAAACCAGTCGCAGGACGTATCGGTGCTGAAATTATAGGTGTTGACTTGAGTGCCGATCTCAGTAAGGATATTATCAGCGAGATCCGTCAGGCACTCGTTCAATATAAAGTGATTTTCTTCCGTCACCAACAGCTAGATGCCAATGGGCAAGTTACTTTTGCTCGCAGATTTGGTGAAGTCACAACAGCACACCCTACCGTACCATCATTTCCAGGACACCCAGAAGTTTTAGACCTAAATTACGGGCGGACTGTTACCCGTGCCAATAACTGGCACACTGATGTCACCTTCGTAGATCGTCCTCCGCTTGGTTCTATTTTACGCGCGATTGTTATACCACCATCTGGAGGCGATACAATTTGGGCAAACTCCGTAACTGCATATCAAGACTTACCAGCGCATCTACGTAATCTTGCAGACCAACTCTGGGCTATACATAGCAACGCATATGACTATGCCGTTACGCCAATTGACATTTCTGAAGAGGTTAAGGCGTACCGAGATGTCTTCACATCTACTGTCTACGAAACGCTTCATCCAGTTGTACGCGTTCATCCTGAGTCGGGCGAGCGCGGTCTCTTCATTGGTGGTTTTGTTCGTCAAATCCGTGGCTTATCGCCAGCTGAATCGGCAGATATTCTCCGACTTTTACAGGCGTATGTGACTCGTCCGGAAAATACTGTTCGCTGGCGCTGGCAAGAGGGTGATGTCGCATTCTGGGACAATCGAGCGACTCAACATTACGCGATCGCTGATTATGGTGACCAACCCCGCCACGTTCAGCGAGTGACACTCGTTGGAGATATCCCCGTTGGTATCGATGGTAAACAAAGTGAGGCCATCAAGGGAGACTCTTCTACTTACAACCAACGTATACCGGTTGCTGCCTGA
- a CDS encoding LLM class flavin-dependent oxidoreductase, protein MSTKKQLKLGAFLPGSGHHLAAWRHPNAQADGGLNFQHYKRLAQTAERGKFDMVFLADGVAVRERGPGKEALSRTTVVHFEPLTLLSALSVVTEHIGLTATVSTTYNEPYHLARKFASLDHLSGGRAGWNLVTSATEVEAKNFNRDRHMEHTLRYERAKEFVDVVTKLWDSWEDDAFLRDKESGIYFDRDKLHIPDHKGEHFSVKGPLNVARPVQGYPVIIQAGSSEDGKNLAAQTAEVIFTAQQTLEEAQAFYTDVKSRLTQYGRSPDSLKIMPGIFPVIGKTEQEAKDKFEQLQELIDPHVGLGLLGGMIGGFDLSNYPIDGPLPELPETNGGKSRQKLLTDLARRENLTIRQLYLSIAGARGHRQTVGTPEQIADLLEDWFVNGGADGFNIMPPYLPGGLDDFVNLVIPELQRRGLFRTEYEGQTLRENLGLPRPVNQFSSRAGSPELVTVGAST, encoded by the coding sequence ATGAGTACAAAAAAACAACTGAAATTAGGGGCATTCTTGCCCGGTTCCGGACATCACTTAGCAGCGTGGCGACACCCCAACGCACAAGCTGATGGAGGGCTGAACTTCCAGCACTATAAACGACTCGCGCAGACAGCTGAACGAGGCAAATTCGATATGGTTTTCCTTGCTGACGGTGTAGCTGTGCGGGAACGAGGACCAGGAAAGGAAGCGCTAAGCCGAACCACAGTTGTTCACTTTGAACCTCTGACCTTACTATCAGCTTTGTCAGTCGTAACAGAACATATCGGGTTAACAGCAACGGTATCAACCACTTACAACGAACCTTATCACCTTGCTCGTAAATTTGCATCATTAGACCATTTAAGTGGGGGTCGTGCTGGATGGAATCTTGTGACTTCTGCAACAGAAGTTGAAGCAAAGAACTTCAACCGCGATCGGCACATGGAGCATACATTACGGTATGAGCGTGCGAAAGAGTTTGTCGATGTGGTGACTAAACTTTGGGATAGTTGGGAAGACGATGCTTTCTTACGCGATAAAGAATCAGGCATTTACTTCGATCGAGACAAATTACACATTCCCGATCATAAAGGCGAGCATTTTTCAGTCAAAGGACCTCTCAATGTGGCTCGTCCAGTACAAGGATATCCAGTTATCATTCAAGCTGGGTCTTCTGAGGACGGTAAGAATCTAGCAGCACAAACAGCAGAAGTGATTTTTACTGCACAACAAACATTGGAAGAGGCTCAGGCATTTTACACGGATGTCAAGAGTCGATTAACACAGTACGGGCGTTCTCCCGACAGCCTCAAGATTATGCCCGGAATTTTTCCGGTAATTGGCAAAACCGAGCAAGAAGCCAAGGACAAATTCGAGCAACTTCAAGAATTAATCGATCCACACGTTGGATTGGGTTTGCTTGGAGGGATGATAGGTGGATTTGATTTGTCCAACTACCCAATAGATGGTCCGCTTCCAGAATTACCAGAGACCAACGGTGGTAAAAGCCGTCAAAAACTACTGACCGATCTTGCCCGTAGAGAAAATTTAACCATCCGGCAATTGTATTTGTCGATTGCTGGCGCACGCGGACACCGACAAACTGTAGGAACACCAGAACAAATCGCAGATCTATTGGAAGATTGGTTTGTGAATGGTGGGGCTGATGGATTCAATATCATGCCACCTTACTTACCTGGTGGTTTAGATGATTTTGTGAATTTAGTGATTCCTGAATTGCAACGTCGAGGATTATTTCGGACTGAGTATGAAGGTCAAACTCTCCGCGAGAATCTCGGTTTACCCCGTCCGGTAAACCAATTTAGTTCTCGTGCAGGATCGCCAGAACTGGTAACAGTAGGAGCCTCTACTTAA
- a CDS encoding glutathione S-transferase family protein produces MPLQESISTWDQLLEVARKNTPARRIRRPGQSPSTAPIPSGLHKLSSDTPPVLLYRDTNSWCPFCERVWFALEEKEIPFETEFIDLSNKPKWYTDLVPTTLVPAAKIEGELVYESKDILLALEERFSSPPLLPEDPEENAVARQWVENAETSGFLGAAYKFLRQPTSDPNELANFQAELEAKLDALEETLGKYPGPYFVSTFSLVDIMYSPHLDRLAANLPVYRGYHIKGNERFPRLNAWFEAIKQRPAYHRVRSDSTTNNLLLRRRFGLQPIGNPLPLDATDTEALQYRAEAAERLSDNREVAIADIVKNSGVQALAADGDISAVKEAVEWHLKLLAEYLLHGNGSPLLGGRTGGKENTTDPTVAAVGAITLAYVRNRICAPRDMSAGAATAFRAAADKVLASLY; encoded by the coding sequence ATGCCACTTCAAGAATCAATATCTACTTGGGATCAATTGTTAGAAGTTGCCCGAAAAAATACCCCGGCTCGGCGGATACGCAGACCCGGACAATCACCTTCTACGGCTCCTATTCCCAGTGGTCTTCATAAACTAAGCTCCGATACACCACCTGTACTGCTCTACCGCGATACCAATTCTTGGTGTCCTTTTTGCGAACGAGTTTGGTTTGCCTTAGAAGAAAAAGAAATTCCCTTTGAAACAGAATTTATAGATTTAAGTAACAAGCCTAAGTGGTATACCGATCTCGTTCCCACAACACTTGTTCCAGCTGCAAAAATTGAAGGCGAATTAGTCTACGAATCTAAAGATATTCTCTTGGCTTTGGAGGAGCGGTTTAGCAGTCCGCCTCTGCTTCCTGAAGATCCTGAAGAAAACGCAGTGGCCAGACAGTGGGTTGAGAATGCTGAAACCAGTGGTTTTTTAGGTGCTGCTTATAAATTTTTAAGACAACCAACTTCAGATCCTAACGAGCTAGCTAACTTTCAAGCAGAGTTGGAAGCTAAATTAGACGCACTTGAAGAAACCTTAGGGAAATACCCAGGTCCTTACTTTGTGTCAACGTTTAGTTTGGTAGATATTATGTATAGCCCTCATTTGGATCGATTGGCTGCCAATCTACCAGTATACCGAGGGTATCATATCAAGGGAAATGAACGCTTCCCTCGACTTAACGCTTGGTTTGAGGCAATCAAACAACGTCCTGCCTATCACCGAGTCAGATCGGACAGTACAACTAACAATTTACTTTTGCGTCGCAGATTCGGTTTACAACCAATCGGGAATCCATTACCTCTAGATGCAACAGACACTGAGGCACTTCAGTACCGCGCAGAAGCTGCTGAAAGATTGAGTGATAACCGAGAAGTTGCGATCGCAGATATCGTGAAAAACTCTGGAGTGCAAGCACTAGCAGCAGATGGGGACATTTCAGCAGTGAAAGAAGCTGTTGAGTGGCATCTTAAACTGCTAGCAGAGTATCTCCTTCATGGGAATGGTTCACCCTTACTAGGTGGACGCACGGGAGGTAAAGAAAATACCACCGATCCGACTGTAGCAGCTGTTGGAGCCATTACACTTGCCTATGTGAGAAATCGCATCTGTGCTCCTCGTGATATGAGTGCGGGTGCTGCTACAGCATTCCGAGCTGCAGCCGATAAAGTCTTAGCATCACTCTATTAA
- a CDS encoding 4Fe-4S dicluster domain-containing protein — protein sequence MIELVSESRCIHCNICVTVCPTNVFDKVSNAPPTIARQSDCQTCYICELYCPVDALFVAPQADESVAVDEEFLMESGLLGTYRKKLGWGRGRTPSAQLEQSAKFFKYSP from the coding sequence ATGATTGAATTAGTCAGTGAATCTCGTTGTATACATTGCAATATTTGTGTGACTGTTTGCCCAACTAATGTCTTTGACAAAGTTTCTAATGCTCCTCCTACAATTGCCCGTCAGAGTGATTGTCAGACTTGTTACATTTGTGAATTGTATTGCCCGGTTGATGCTTTGTTTGTTGCTCCTCAAGCAGATGAATCTGTTGCAGTTGATGAGGAGTTTTTAATGGAGTCGGGATTGCTGGGAACATACCGCAAAAAGTTGGGTTGGGGACGAGGACGCACTCCATCCGCGCAACTAGAACAATCTGCTAAATTCTTCAAATACTCTCCCTAA